The Tubulanus polymorphus chromosome 1, tnTubPoly1.2, whole genome shotgun sequence genome contains a region encoding:
- the LOC141915227 gene encoding QRFP-like peptide receptor, with translation MLSDNDSFCASSEQSVMQFKTFVQQMKLEITRTQDMISTLCEKLMSKDENFTQHSLYDYCLSKLAYNSSRNSSRSGEGFVDMPDMSSTAKLILLVLYSLVFISSLTMNVFVLVSYAKCEQIRRVTNAFVVSLSVSDLLITLAILPVNMVTIKSTGWSLGGVGCKAIPFLQTLSVTVSCLTLCCIAAERYYAIMCPLESFKKHTFPQATILLFIAWIVSFFNALPNAIFYDFVPTTRDKGYCLWDPSVDDSFISILSMLLLFLLPSAVMTAVYVRIGWHLWTKQQIGNSVFAQFHKPNQQRRQIVRIFIRIVTLFAISFCPISIFNVVCKVASLNYSIMNLTVKNILIVLALGSTCLNPVIYTLSNKRYRNICARKLCCKTNKNHLSTTSASMRNISPLQRFHH, from the coding sequence ATGTTGTCTGATAATGACAGTTTTTGCGCGAGTAGCGAACAGTCTGTAATGCAATTCAAAACGTTTGTGCAGCAAATGAAGTTGGAAATAACGAGGACGCAAGACATGATATCAACTCTGTGCGAAAAATTGATGTCCAAAGATGAGAACTTCACCCAGCATAGTTTATACGATTACTGTTTATCGAAATTGGCGTACAATAGTTCTAGAAACAGCAGCCGCAGCGGAGAGGGTTTTGTTGATATGCCCGATATGTCTTCAACAGCGAAATTGAttcttttggttttgtattcactggtttttatttcatcgttgACCATGAACGTATTCGTGTTGGTATCGTACGCGAAATGCGAGCAAATTCGACGTGTTACCAACGCATTTGTCGTGTCCCTATCGGTAAGCGATCTTCTGATCACGCTCGCCATATTGCCGGTGAACATGGTGACGATCAAGTCCACCGGCTGGAGTCTTGGAGGTGTCGGATGTAAAGCGATTCCATTTTTACAAACGCTCTCCGTGACAGTAAGCTGTTTAACTTTATGCTGTATTGCGGCTGAACGCTACTACGCGATAATGTGTCCTCTGGAGTCCTTCAAGAAGCACACCTTTCCACAGGCAACTATTTTACTATTCATAGCGTGGATCGTGTCATTTTTTAATGCTCTACCGAATGCCATATTCTACGATTTCGTCCCGACAACACGTGATAAAGGCTACTGCCTCTGGGACCCGAGCGTTGATGATTCTTTCATATCTATTCTGTCGATGCTACTACTGTTTCTATTACCATCCGCTGTGATGACTGCTGTCTACGTCCGAATCGGCTGGCATCTCTGGACGAAGCAACAAATTGGCAACAGCGTATTTGCGCAATTCCACAAACCGAATCAACAACGGCGACAGATTGTGCGCATTTTCATTCGCATCGTGACATTATTTGCGATCTCGTTTTGCCCGATAAGCATTTTCAATGTCGTCTGCAAAGTGGCGAGCCTGAATTATTCGATCATGAATTTGACGGTGAAGAATATTCTGATCGTTTTAGCCCTAGGAAGCACGTGCCTGAACCCGGTCATCTATACACTGTCGAACAAACGCTATCGTAACATTTGTGCGCGGAAATTATGTTGCAAAACTAACAAAAATCATCTCTCCACAACGTCAGCCTCAATGCGTAATATCAGTCCTTTACAAAGATTTCACCATTAA